The Hugenholtzia roseola DSM 9546 genomic sequence CAGGACGAATCTTGGCCTGCCGCCCTTCGTGTAGGTAGCAATGTCTATGGCTGGGCAATGCTCAACGAAGTTCCTGTTTGGTACGAACTCTGGCGACAGCTCAACGCCTTTCCTCCTCTGCCCATCGAGGGTAGCGACTATGATAAGTCGGAAAGTGAAAAGGACGAGGAAAAGGTCTTGGAAGAATTGAAAGAAAACGCAAGCAAGAAGCGATAAAAAAAGTAAGACCCTAAATTTCATTCAGAAGTTTAGGGTTTATTTGTGGCGTTTTTACAATGCCTGCTCTATTCGAAGTCAAGTTAAAATAAAATTGTCTGTTCAGCCCCAAAATAGAGATTGAACCAAACTTTATTTCGCTTTCAATTTGAAAACAAAATCCCTCACCTACCTTTCAAGACAAGTGAGGGATTTTTAAATAGGAAGAAAGCCCTTTAAGCTATACTTTCAAGGGCTATGCTTTCAGAAGTTGTATGGCATCTTCTTCATCTTGGGCTACTGAAAAAATGTTATTCAACTTGGTGATAACCAGCAACTTACGCGCCTGTTCGGAAGGCTTGACCAAGACCAAATCGCCGCCCACATTGCGAAAGCGCGTTAGCAGGCGAATCAGAAAACTAAGCCCTGTACTGTTCATATAGCCTACCTTCGAGATATCGACCAAACAAGCACTGACTTTTTTGTCCAGACTTTCCTTGACTACCTCTAAGAGTTCTTGCTCGCGGTTTGCGCCCAAGAGGTCGCCTTCTAAGACGACACGCAAAATTCCATCTTTGGTTTCGTGTGTAAAATTCATATTGACAATAGGATTAAACAAATAAGTCATAGACTATAAAAAAAGGTACTGCCTATTTTACGGAAGGCGCGGGGTTTTCGTTTTTGTTTTTGAGTTTTTTCCCTTCACAATTTTCATTGTCGCAATTTCCGTATAAAATCAGCGAATGATGCACCACTTTGAATTGTAGCAAATTGCCTACCATGGTTTGGATACCGTGAATACGGGGGTCGCAAAATTCCAACACCTTGTGGCAGTCCATGCAGATGAGGTGGTCGTGTTGGCGATAGCC encodes the following:
- a CDS encoding STAS domain-containing protein, producing the protein MTYLFNPIVNMNFTHETKDGILRVVLEGDLLGANREQELLEVVKESLDKKVSACLVDISKVGYMNSTGLSFLIRLLTRFRNVGGDLVLVKPSEQARKLLVITKLNNIFSVAQDEEDAIQLLKA